The Balaenoptera acutorostrata chromosome 10, mBalAcu1.1, whole genome shotgun sequence genome has a window encoding:
- the CXCR6 gene encoding C-X-C chemokine receptor type 6, with amino-acid sequence MAEYDYGDPGFFNASNDSSQGHEHFLQFSKFFLPCMYVVVFICGLVGNSLVLVIYIFYQKLKSLTDVFLMNLPLADLVFVCTLPFWAYAGIHEWVFGNVMCKTLLGIYTLNFYTSMLILTCITMDRFIAVVQATKAYNQQAKRMAWGKVICLSIWVVSLLVSLPQIIYGNVLYLDKPVCGYHNEEISTMVLATQMTLGFFLPLLAMIVCYSVIIKTLLQARGFQKHKSLKIIFLVVAVFLLTQTPFNLVKLIGSMSWEYHTMTSFHYAITVTEAIAYLRACLNPVLYAFVGLKFRKNFWKLVKDAGCLPYLGVSSQWKCSEDNSRTASASRNMEATSMFQL; translated from the coding sequence ATGGCCGAGTACGACTACGGAGACCCCGGGTTCTTCAACGCTTCCAATGACAGCAGCCAGGGGCACGAACACTTCCTGCAGTTCAGCAAGTTCTTCCTGCCCTGCATGTACGTGGTGGTGTTCATCTGTGGCCTGGTGGGGAACTCCCTGGTGCTGGTCATATACATCTTCTACCAGAAGCTGAAGAGCCTGACGGACGTGTTCCTAATGAACCTGCCCTTGGCTGACCTGGTGTTCGTCTGTACTCTGCCCTTCTGGGCCTATGCAGGCATCCATGAGTGGGTCTTTGGCAACGTCATGTGCAAAACCCTGCTGGGCATCTACACTTTGAACTTCTACACGTCCATGCTCATCCTCACCTGCATCACCATGGACCGCTTCATTGCAGTGGTTCAGGCCACCAAGGCCTATAACCAGCAGGCCAAGCGGATGGCCTGGGGTAAGGTCATCTGCTTGTCCATCTGGGTAGTTTCCCTGCTGGTTTCCTTGCCACAGATCATCTATGGCAACGTCCTTTACCTTGACAAGCCTGTCTGCGGCTATCACAACGAGGAGATTTCCACCATGGTTCTGGCCACCCAGATGACACTGGGGTTCTTCCTGCCACTGCTTGCCATGATTGTCTGCTACTCAGTCATAATCAAGACCCTGCTTCAGGCCCGAGGCTTCCAGAAGCACAAGTCTCTGAAGATCATCTTCCTGGTAGTGGCGGTGTTCCTGCTGACCCAGACGCCCTTCAACCTCGTGAAGCTCATAGGCAGCATGAGCTGGGAGTACCACACCATGACCAGCTTTCACTATGCCATCACAGTGACAGAGGCCATCGCCTACCTGCGTGCCTGCCTTAATCCTGTGCTCTATGCCTTTGTTGGCCTGAAGTTTCGGAAGAACTTCTGGAAACTTGTGAAAGACGCTGGCTGCCTCCCTTACCTGGGTGTCTCAAGCCAATGGAAGTGTTCAGAGGACAATTCCAGGACTGCTTCAGCCTCTCGCAACATGGAGGCGACCAGCATGTTCCAGCTGTAG